The following nucleotide sequence is from Osmia lignaria lignaria isolate PbOS001 chromosome 16, iyOsmLign1, whole genome shotgun sequence.
acGTGTTGTACAATTAAGAATTAACATAAACGTACTAtgatcaatgaaaaatattcgtcCATCTGTGTGTACCCTCTCTTCCCAACCCTCAGGAAGAGGTCCAAGTTGATCTAAATCGCTTCGTGATGTCGTAGAAGGGGCAATATGGTTAGGTATCGAACTTGGACGCCCCGTTCGAGGGTCGATCCATGTTGTTGTCCTTTCGTTATGATCAATGAAAAATACTCTACCATTCGGAGCTATCTGCATACCCCAACCAGGTGGTAATCCTTCGTCGCTTGACACGGGAAGCGTCGGTTTTGGACTTTCAATCTAAATATCAAAGGATGATGAAGATTAAGGTAAACGTTTTTAATTGTTCACACGAATATTGAGTGACTGTCAGATAACACTTTTTAACTAAGATCTCTACGCACTTGTTCGGACGATCGCCTAGACCCAGCGGGACTATCCACATTGTCGTCGCTCTGTAAACGTATTATTAACATATTTTAcatcaaaatataattttgtataaaataaatacaaactCACATGATAATCACGCTCATGTAATAATGTCAACTTATTGTGCAATAAGATGACTTACATCTTACGCACGTTCAACATTTGCCGATATATTAAGCGTTTACTGTTATATactatttgtaaaaatatttttaaggaaACAGAATTAAACAAATTCATGCAATATATCAGAtacagaaatttaaaataaaattctaaataaatatgCATATGAATTGCATTGCTGAAGGCATAAAAACCCTTTTAGCCAAATATTCCGGGGAAATAATCACATGCAAATGCATGGTGAATTTTCTGAAATATCAGTGCTAGGAAGCAAATATCCTTCTTTCGTTTTCAATATTGAACTTCACTGGTATAGTACGAACACgcatgtaaatgtaaataaaagcATTGAATAGAACTGAAAGTGAGCATGTCTACGTGTTTGAGTACCTGGTCTTCACTTTCACTAAGGTAGCCACGTTGATCAACAGAATGTCCAGAGTCTGAAGAAGTATCCCCCATACCCCCTCCCCTATGATTCTCAATCTCATTATCTCTCGTTTCCGAATCTTCACCTTCCTCGCGGAGAACTTCACCATCCTTACACACACATGCACAAAATTGCTACATACTGCATGCTAAGTATTctatttgttaaaaaattatcatatctttgaaatattagtatttatcattttttgtttctttcacgATTCATGCATATCTAGCAATTAGTAAATCGTTAGttacaatcatatttttcattGCGACGTTACCGCATATTAACATAGGTATGTATAAAAAAGCATGTGTATATCTGTAGTTGCCAAAATATAATACACTTATAAATATTGAGTAGGACTACGAATGTGTTCAATTGATTAGAGATTTTTTTTAACTACAACTTGTTAAATTCATTACACAACACACCTCAAGTCCTACACTTTTtgtgcgtgtgtgtgtatgCATCTATATACACACATACGTTTTACATAtggaatataaatattattataaagatCAGATAATACACAGGGCACATATGTAAACAGAATATCATACTATAAAAGAATTAGTTACGATAACAAAATACATTCAAACTATTAAAAGTTAATGTACAAGAACTCTAATTATATAAGTCACATTGTTTCATTGTATTTATTGCAATTAAATGATTTAGCATTAGCATTACCTGATTAATTGAACTCCTGTGTCTGTTTTCTTCATCCGCGCTAATATGGAAACGTCGCTGAAATTCAGTTGCTGCAGTACTGAAATTTCTCTCAGATGTCGTATTTCCACTAGGTGAAGTAGTACTGTAAATATATTTTAGTATCTTACAAATATCAGTATTCACGTTCATAATTTATAGATACACGCAATAGCGGCTTGACAATTGCCCGCTTTAGGAGCACTAAGAGAGAATTTTTCTCAGAAACGGAGAATTATCAAGCGTCAATGACACGCGTGTTTGCTTCATATTGTTATTTATCTGACAGTTATACATTCGGTAACTATCTAGAAGGCAGAGTGGGGTGCACGCGCATATGTGACTAATGCGTACAAATACGGGAAGTTTCTAACAGGGAATTACCTAGCGACTACTATCATTATGATTTGTTTTAAAAAGTATGTAATATGTTTTACATACGATTCTGTTGGACATTCCCATTGTGTAAATCTTGCTATATGATTAACATAATATGTTCTTCCATTTGCATCCTGTCTTTCTTCCCATCCTGGTGGTAGAGGTCTATTAAGGGCAAcctataaaaattgtttaaaaatattatttattgtgaatgtgatatttaaaatttatcaatttatccatattatatatatgtacatctgCAACCTGTTCCATTGGGCTATTATTTGGTTGTTGTACCATTTCCCACCCTCCCGAGTCAGTTGTAGCATCTCCATTATCATTGTCAACACTTGATGTATCAGAAATATATGCATGGTATACCTCCAATGTACCCTTCACTCTCGAACGCTGACTGGAATGATTACTAGCCATATCCTCGTAAGTTATTCATTTTGCATTTGcaaacaaaatatacaaaagaaaatattttaataaactaaataaaaaaactgatataatgcaaaatattaTAGCCTACAGAACTCAAAACATTGCAGAGAAGTGCATGTGAAAATGATGGCAATAAAAGTTAATGAATAAATTAAGGATACAGATGCAGTTATCTAAGAATTCaaattgcataaaaattcataaacaaaTCATTCTAAATTAGAAGCATAATAAGATACATATATAGCTCCAAGCATACATTATAACAGCACTTACCTACGGGGTCTTAGTAAATAACGTCTAGTAGGAATCGTACGACCTTCTTGTTCTTTAGGCAggttaattaatgttaattctATCATTCCAAGAAAATCATCCCTTGTCAATCTATTTTCATCAAAAACTTGTAATACTAATTTGTGATCAACAGGTTTAACCTGAAGATGAAAAGTAGCTATGTATTAAATCTCACATATATTTAATTCGACATGTCACCAAAGTACATTATATTAATCTTACTCTAAATATAAACTCTTCCTCCCAAGTGGGATTCAAAGTTTTTTTCTTAGTTTTTGTGAGGGCAGAATCCACAGTTTGATCACCATTTATAGTATTTAAGTCAACACGTACATATGGATCGCTTGCACCAAAGATATCTTTCTTTGCTAATTGGTGTGCAGCGATCACTTTTAATCTCAGCTTGCTAGTAGCTTCATTCCTCTGTGCAAAACACAAAAACCCAAATATTATAATACAGTTAAATTGTGGTTATTAACTGAATCAATGATCATTTTATGATAGCTCATatcacttttttttatataatataaatttataagaaaagaaCAGCTTCTTTTATGAATCATTGAAATGTCAAGTATTTTATTCAATTGTATGACTAATTAGGTGATAATATTTTCCTGTTCGTTTTTGTGTATTTCACATAATAAAggtacttttaattattttattacttattgATAAGATTGATTGGAGTTGCTCAAAAGGTAAACGTAATAAAAACAACTTGTATTGGAATTTTTAGTTAAATAAAAACCTACAACGTTAGCATAACAATCGTAAAATCAACAACTCTCTGGAAGTAACACCCTTTCTGAAGTCTATCAATCAAAAATCCAACCTGTACTTGTCAAACTGTCAAAATAGTTACGTACGGATTCTCCGTCAACTCCTGGCGGTGGATTATATCCGTAAACATGTTCTTCTGCCATTAACGTTATATGTaatcgatttttttttaatcgtcGACTgctgtttcttacaatttagaGAAGTTCACAGTTTCTTATGTGCCATCAAGAAACCTATTTTGTCTTAACCCCTCTCCGTCACTATTGCATGAACGAAACGGATATGACATACTCCCGCTTAAAGATGGCTAACTtcctttcaaatatttaaacataactaaaaatttaatttcttcattttatctACGTTCCAATCAAGAAACTTATCTTTATCCTCACGAAAATACTTGCCCCTTTATAAGACACGTTACTCTTGAttctttaaattatattaaggACTATTAAAAAGGAACTTAAAGAAAAAAGTTACATTCTACATAATGCTGAAATGAATAATATTCAATGCGCCTGCGAATATCTTTCCGAATTTTCCTAAATAAAAGTCTTTCGTCATTATACGCAATAAGTTGAGCGGCAATATCGAAATTACTTTTGATATAAGTAAGGTTTCTATTTAACATTACCATCATATTTGAACAGTTAATGTGTGTAAAACGTAATTTATGCGTTTTGGAATGTATTCTTAATGATTATCAAAACACTGTTTTAAGGGCTTTATATTAACAGACATATGAACATTACAACAATTGCATTTTAGCACGTACGAGGAAACATGATTATTCACATACCATAGGCTCTGTCAGTGAGACTCGTCCAGGTCTTGTATTAGCTTGTAGTACTCTAGATGCAGAACGATGCTGGCTGTTCCAGGTATAAGAACGATTCCTCTGAGGAGGTGATTCAACACCAGCATATATTGGGTAGGTCAAAGTACCTGGCatcttatatttttaaattctgagTACCTTCCACATTGATACAAATGTTCTTCACTATATCGATTACATGTGTTTTAGTTTTGATAtgtgatattaattaataaacataattcctaaacataaaataagaatagttattttaaattatgttaatgcattaaaaccaaattcaaataaattttacgGCACTTTAAGTATAATTGCATATGAATCTAACATTAAATGGAGTATCAATAAATAAAACTAATGTTATTATTCTTTGTTATGTAACAACTATAATATAGATGAAAACATTACAATAGATActtgatattaaataaattaacgttttaaattgtatttgtaACACAACATACAGTATTATTGGAATAATATGTGTATATGAATACATACTAGTAACAATAAGATTTATGCAGAATCATTAAGCATCAATACAAGGTAACATAAAGTGTTAaacaaaatatgattaattGAATAAACACTTTTCAAGAAAACTTGTACAATTCACGATTAACTAATTATTCATATAtatgataatttatattaaaacttttaacagaAAGAACATAATGCATGATCGTCCATAACTGAAAATCCACTTATTTCTGATGTGAacgttaaatataaaaatctttcgAGATAAGAAGAGTGCTTTAAATCATTAATATGATAACACGTACTTGTTCAACTACGAAATTAACTACTACATTGAAAGTTAGATAAACATACAAACAGGTAATTGTTCCATAAACTATAAATGATTCAAATAAAAGTCTATAGAAacgattaaaaatagaaattacaaaGGTAATTATCTAACAAATAGTCTATAATGTATACTTATTAATGTTTCGAACAAGTATCGTTTCTTGATATAACCATAGTATTACTTTGTGTTTTCAtgatatgaagatatttaattgattattttattcaacttGCATTTGTTATATAGGTAGGGTGGCGCTCTTGAAGTTGTTAAATGTCAATCTTTGTCTGTTTCTGAGTAATTCGAAATCAGtacaaaaaaaatgttcaatacTTGTATAGAAACTTCCGCTTCTAATACGTGAATACGTGACATATTGAACGTAACACGTATTCAAAATGTTAGTAAACATTCATTTGTGTTCGCAAATATGTATATGTCATTAACaatcaatataaaattaaagtaaaaataatagTCAAGCTTGTAAATAAAACACAAGTACActtttagatttatttttatgtatgataCAGGTTAAGTGGTAATAAATAAGTATTACTCCATCTTCGTTatacttgaatttttaaaattgttaagaTGTTAAGAAGACGAAATGTGAACATTAAAACTGTCAAGGAACTGGATGGATTTCCCAAGGTTCCTGAACCTTATGTTGATAAGACTGCAGTTGGAGGAACATGTAAGCTTTATGCTACATAATTCAGTGTTTTGTTTATACccaataataacattttatgtttttaatttacagTTTCCATATTTACCATATGTACTATTGCATATCTCATAATAGCTGAAACAAATTATTATCTTGATAGCAGATTACAATTCAAATTTGAACCAGATACAGACATtgatgcaaaattaaaaataaacattgaCATAACTGTTGCTATGCCATGTGGTCGTATTGGTGCTGATGTTTTAGATTCAACAAATCAAAATATGGTAGGACATGAATCCTTAGAAGAAGAAGACACATGGTGGGAATTAACACAAGAACAAAGAGCTCATTTTGAAGCTTTGAAACACATGAATTCTTATTTAAGAGAAGAATATCATGCTATTCATGAACTATTATGGAAATCTAATCAAGTTACCTTGTATAGTGAAATGCCAAAACGGTATGTGAATTGTATTTAAACACTGTTATGGTTTTGTTTTAGGAATCCCATTTATGTTATGATTATATATGTTTTAGAACTCATCAACCTTCATATCCACCAAATGCATGCCGTATACATGGCACTTTAAATGTTAATAAAGTAGCTGGAAATTTTCATATAACAGCTGGAAAATCATTATCTATCCCCAGAGGACATATACATATTTCAGCATTCATGACTGATAGGGATTATAACTTTACTCACAGGATAAATAAGTTTTCATTTGGTGGACCTAGCCCAGGTGTTGTTCATCCATTAGAAGGGGATGAAAAAATTGCTGATAACAGTAAGTTTATGTGACATATAGAAGATGAATATGAGTTTTGTGAAatctattattaataaaaaacaattgttTTTTTAGATATGATTTTATATCAGTATTTTGTAGAAATAGTTCCCACAGATATACAAACTTTACTAAGTACTTCTAAAACTTATCAGTATAGTGTAAAGGATCATCAAAGACCTATTGATCATCAAAAAGGATCTCATGGAATTCCCGGGATCTTTTTCAAGTATGATATGAGTGCACTTAAAATAAAAGTTACCCAACAACGCGATACAGTATCCCAGTTTTTAGTAAAATTGTGTGCTACAGTTGGAGGTATTTTTGTTACAAGTGGTAAGTACCTTCGTTTAAATAATTCgcgttttattgaaaatatttttaatacattaaattttACAGGATTAGTAAAGAACATTGTTCAGTATTTTTGGTACATAGTATGCTGCAAGTTTCTAACGCctaaagaaaacaaaaatgacCAAATGTTTTCAACCCCAGTTGTTGGTACTAACTATCAAATACCTGGAACAATAAATCTATTAAATGTTCCAATACCAAATAACGTGGATATCATGTTTCAggctaaataaaaataactttattttaaaatgaaaatgacaATGAATGATTTATTTGtaacaattttgtaaataataaattaataataacaattttatatttatgaattatAGTTGTTTTTCTTAACAATTTGTATAATAGGTCTATTTGCGAATTTCTGGTTCCCCTAGCAGCAAGTGGGAGAAGCAGCAGGTTCCCTCTCCTGTTAATTTCCTCCAATGAAATGGTTTATTAGAACAGAAAGTATAAGAAAGAAATGACAAGGAGATGAATGGCACGAATGGTAGTAGGAAAGTTTGATCGAAAGATGACATTTTATTCACAtttattaaatcaatgcattaaTGTTGTACGATATGCGTAGCAAAAGATTAGTCGGCTGAAAATCTTCGCATGCGCTCGTCCGAACTATTTAAGAgaacgaaatttatttcattctcaAATAAAATTAAGGAAACGTAAATTGTTTAGAAATGGCAGATATTAAACCAGATCATAAAGTTGAAGATACTGATAATTATGGAATGGGTAATAATGCGGAACCAAAAAATATGCAAGAATTGACAGAATATGTAAGTATAGGCCGATGTATTGTTGTGTCATTTGTTGTAACTCAATGTTACGATTCCttgtttatattttctttttttatttttaggtacAAACACTACTACAAAATATGCAGGGTAAATTTCAAACAATGTCAGATCAAATTCTTGGAAAAAATATCCTTTTCTAAGCCTTTTTTTACAAACATGCTTCCTTAAATAACCTCAAAAAATGTAATGGTTATGAACGCCgaaatgtttattttatgaaagtgagaactaatatataaaaaaaagaagttatttaaggaaattttatatttactttaaCAGTTTTGTACTCGgaatgttaattattataactatcCTTAATAGAAAATACTAGATGAAATGGGAAACAGGATAGATGATCTAGAAAAGAACATCACAGACCTAATGACACAGGCTGGTGTAGAAGGAGGTGAAAAATGATCATATCTATTATAAGATTGATTTTGATATACAaacaaaaacatttttaatattggtTAATGCTATTGGTCAAGAATGATATCTAAAGGTTATTGATATGTACTTTTagttataaaagaaataaatcacCTTTTTTGCAGTAAAGTAATCCAATCTAatctacattttcttttttcttgttaaATAAAAACGGGAGACATACTTAATTATACTTAATAATCATAGGCTTTGTTAAAAACTTCTGATATGCAGGAATTGGGGGTATtgctttaaatataaatttgcgTGGACCATCATGTTTAGAATCTGTTTGCAGTTTAATCtacaattgtataaaatattaaatggaattaatgaaatatacataATTACATAGATTTATGCCTGATTCTCACAGGTTTATCTTTAATAGATTCAGAGTCTGTTTCTTCTGAACTCTCTTTATATTCCTCAATTTGTACAGATTCTGAAGAGTTGGTTTTTAAACTAGATTTTGCAGAATCCTATAAATAAATGTTCATTAATAACCATACACAATTATTACATATCAAGTTAAAATGAAGACCTACCGTGGACCCCGTCGCACGGGTATCTAATTTCTGTGAAATGATGGGAGAAGAAGTAAAACGACTAGCCAAATTAGTTAGAGAATAAGCTTGTCTAAATGAAGTTCGTTCAACGGTAGCCAATCTTGCAACAGAATCCGGAACACGCATCACTTCACGAAATTCCTAAATTCAATCATTAAATCTAttagtttaaataataaaagtatctGATGTATGTCATCCTCATAATACTAAATTAAATGTGGTAAGCAGAATAATATTTTACCCCATTCATACTTCCTCTCATTGTCTGAAAGTCCTGTGAGAAAAGTATCAGTATGACGCTAATTTAAAATCACCTATGAAACTTTAAAACTTATTTAATgcataacaaaattatatttaatacgtCAGTAACATCTTACCTCTAGATCTTTAACTTCATCGATTTCACTAACGTCTTGATAAGCTTTCGTCAATAACTCCAAAGCTTTTGCGTGAAAACTTAACTCGATAGCAACAAAATCTAACAGTAAGGTTTTTAAGTCATgtaatttccttttttcgaatGAATCAATTTGCTCTTCCAACCCCTTTACAACTCTTGAAACTTCGACGGAAGCTTTCATTAATTCCGATTCAGCTTGTGACTGTATTCATAtttaagaatataaaatacattGCAAATCGTGAacaatttaatatgaatattaatataaggATACGATCATTTGTCTGTTTCTAGGATTTCTTTCTCTGAGCCTGTCCAGATGTCTTTTCCTAGTTAACTCTTTGTCTCGTGCCGCAAAGGTATTTTTCACGTCATCACGAGCATGTTTACAGATAGTCGCATATTGAGAAAGCGGAGCAATTATTTTTGCATCGAATCTTTGTACTTTGGCATCACTAATAacataaaaaattctttttatttacacCTTTTCATGATTTAGCGAAACGAACGCGTACCTGTAGTCGCCTATCACCGAGAGAGTCGCTGAAAAGTTCGTCAATCCTGTAGAAAGTGATCGATTTATATTTTCCGAATGAGCGTAGGTCTGAATTACTTTTGCAATTTCATCGCCTTTATCGCGCAATCTGaaagtatatttataaatataaagaaataaaataatcgatATATAGGGGTACATATATCGGATTGCTGTTACCGACAAACCTTGCCGCTTTTCTTGCATATGCCGCAAACGTCACGCATAATTCTGCGAAATGTTTCTCCACGTTGGATATTCGATCCTGTACAAATTTCGCTTCTTGTTCCCTGACAAAGACGACAAAATAATGAACATAACGTTAAAACATACTTTCAGGTATTTTACAGCCGTGTAATCTGAAAATATTTACCATACACTGGTCTGGGATCTTGAACGTAACATCGTGTCATGTGTACGTATGCGTAgttttgcaatttcttttttttttcttaaatctaAATCGATGTTCGTATGAAAGTGTACTGTTTCTACCGTTTCATTCGCGTGGACTCCCCCACTAAACAGTTTATCGTTGACAGGTGGTGTATTACGACCCGAAGGGAGGTCGATTTTAGTCTATACTAACCGGCCTTTGTCTACCTACCTGCGTAGTTAAGTAAAACTATAGTTTCTTTACACAATGTTTCGAAAGGAATATAGTTCTTTGACCCTTTGCCTGATGATTCATTTTCACGCGACTCCGTACATGCAATTGTTATAAGAACATATTCCAAGAATAGAAATGTGTATAATAAGGattcaaagaatgaaaaaagcaTTAAGAAAACGTGTTTcgtcaataaaatttatagctTCTTTATTACAGCAAACGAATGACCTGCACCGCTACCGATACAAATTCCCGCGTAATTAAACGGAAGTGAAAGTTCTTCCGGAAATTTAACGTCTCTCGTATGACCGTTTCCGCAGTTTCCATGCTCGTTCCAACCCCAACACACAATCCTATCGTTCTCTGCAATATTAAGCATATAATACATTAATATACACGTTGATTTTGAATCCTTTGATGAAAAGTAGAGAAACACCTGTTAAAGCAACGTTATGTTCTGAACCGACAGAAATCTGACGAATTTTCGACTCGTTTTCGAGCCACATAACCTTCCAAGTTGATGATCCTTCGAATTCTTTAACACCTAATTGTCCATACGTATTTCTACCCCACGAAAAAATCTGACCATCTAGAAATAAGtaaattatctttaaaataaTACATGTTACTTATATAATAGATGTAAATTTGAATTACCACTTAATGCAACCGTATGCGACCAGCCACATTGGATCTCAGTCGGTGATTTAAACGGAACGTCTAATAGTTTTATTGGAAAGGATGTATTTGAGAGTATATCAGTATTTAAGCCTAATTGTCCATGTTTATTGTCACCGAAACCATAAAGATCCCCGTTTTCCTCTACTACAATAGTATGACGTTGACCACAGTTAACACTGTGCACATTTGTCAGAGTTGGAACTGTTTACGAAGCAGAATGAAACTCAGGCCATCATGGAAGAAAGGTTTCGTTTCAAAAATGTTTACCTTCTGTGAAAGTGTATGCGGCATTTAAAAGCGGTTCGTTCCTCGACAGACTTAGACCCAATTGTCCTCTATTACCTGCACCCGCTACCAGAACTTTATGATCCTCTGTTATTAGAGCAGTGTGCCTTAGGCCAAAGGAAATCCCTTTAACTTTTCGATCGATTAGAAGTTCAAAAGGTTCGTGCGTCCAACGAAGATTACTCAGGTGTTCCCCCAATTGTCCGAAACAATTCGACCCCCAGAGAAATAAAGTGCCTTCTATTGTCAATGCCGCGGAGCAATCCCAGCCACATGCGATGTCCACGACAACCTTGCCTTCAAGTTTATTATCTAGTTTTCGAAACGAAAGAACATCTTGCTGGGTAGAAAAACCTGCTTGACCTTTATTGTTCCAGCCGCAGGAATAAACGTTACCGTAATCGTCTAAAATTAAGGAGTGACCAGCACCGCCAACTATTTTACGTATTCTTCGGGGTTCTAATGAACATCTGGACAAATCAACTTCTTGGGGTAAAAGACATTCCTCCGAATGAATACCCTGTCCAAGTTGACCATGAGAATTGGCACCCTAAACAGCACATGATTTTTTTCTCTAAATGTAAACCTTATTTTGTcgagtaatttaaatttatgattGCTCTCCACATTTTGAATGTTCCGCCAAGTCATGGTGTTTCTATTTGAATTTGATCTTATTGACTACGAGTTACATTTTATCAACTGTATCTAATctattttgcaatttattatagattttatgtatttaaattattaacgtGATTACATTCGAAATTAAAATGACTGTATATGTAAAATATAGAGTAAAAATGATTAGTACGTTACCCATGAGATTAAACGATAGCTCATCGTTATTTGTAGGTGTGCaaattatttcttataaaatGGTCGTATttgatgtttaaataatatttaaataatagaattaaaaacATATCTACAATTTTAAGCTAGATAACTACGTACTAAAGTAAAGATTGAAAGACTCGCGGAACGGATAGGTTAACTTTTTGAGAATACGATGTATAGATGGCGGCAAACATCTTCATGTATACAATTTTTGTATTcagtttctttatttaattcatGAAAACATTGATTCTTTTATGGCGATGTGCAGAATTGTTATTTAGTTAACTATAGTAATTACAGTCATTAGATCAATCATTGATAGGACTTATACGATATGGAAGAACCTATCAAGTTTGATATCAAAGAGGTTAAGTCTGATCTTTTGCGCGCGATAAACGAATGTTCTCAACGTGGATTATTGCACACCACAAAATGGTTTGTACGTTTTTGAAATAAGAGTAAAAAgagaattgttattttattacggAGAGGgtataaaaagtaatttttatttgtttacagGCTAGCAGAATTGAGTTATTCCTTAAAAGACGTCAAACCAAATGTTCATGACATTACCGCCGATGTGTATTTGTCGGatacagaagaagaagaggatacATATATTTTGGCAAAAACGTATTTCGATTTAAAAGAATATGCTAGAGCGGCTTATTTTACCGAACAATGTAAAACTTCGAAAGTTAGATTTCTACATTTATATTCTCGCTACTTATCAggcgaaaagaaaaagattgatGACATGACTGTAGTGCCCCCGGATCCTTTGAAAAATGATAGTTTAAAATTGTTATGCGCGGATTTGAGGAAAGATCACTTGGATGATAAACTCGATGGTTTTAGTCTTTATCTCTTTGGTGTAACTTTGAAAAAGCTACAACTTACCAGAGAAGCTATG
It contains:
- the Sergef gene encoding secretion regulating guanine nucleotide exchange factor isoform X1, encoding MSYRLISWGANSHGQLGQGIHSEECLLPQEVDLSRCSLEPRRIRKIVGGAGHSLILDDYGNVYSCGWNNKGQAGFSTQQDVLSFRKLDNKLEGKVVVDIACGWDCSAALTIEGTLFLWGSNCFGQLGEHLSNLRWTHEPFELLIDRKVKGISFGLRHTALITEDHKVLVAGAGNRGQLGLSLSRNEPLLNAAYTFTEVPTLTNVHSVNCGQRHTIVVEENGDLYGFGDNKHGQLGLNTDILSNTSFPIKLLDVPFKSPTEIQCGWSHTVALSDGQIFSWGRNTYGQLGVKEFEGSSTWKVMWLENESKIRQISVGSEHNVALTENDRIVCWGWNEHGNCGNGHTRDVKFPEELSLPFNYAGICIGSGAGHSFAVIKKL
- the Sergef gene encoding secretion regulating guanine nucleotide exchange factor isoform X2, with protein sequence MSYRLISWGANSHGQLGQGIHSEECLLPQEVDLSRCSLEPRRIRKIVGGAGHSLILDDYDNKLEGKVVVDIACGWDCSAALTIEGTLFLWGSNCFGQLGEHLSNLRWTHEPFELLIDRKVKGISFGLRHTALITEDHKVLVAGAGNRGQLGLSLSRNEPLLNAAYTFTEVPTLTNVHSVNCGQRHTIVVEENGDLYGFGDNKHGQLGLNTDILSNTSFPIKLLDVPFKSPTEIQCGWSHTVALSDGQIFSWGRNTYGQLGVKEFEGSSTWKVMWLENESKIRQISVGSEHNVALTENDRIVCWGWNEHGNCGNGHTRDVKFPEELSLPFNYAGICIGSGAGHSFAVIKKL